From Selenomonas sp. AB3002, one genomic window encodes:
- the era gene encoding GTPase Era, protein MDNLSNKQHKSGFIAVIGRPNVGKSTLINTLIGQKIAIMSDKPQTTRNRILCILTEPDAQIVFLDTPGIHKPKHKLGEYMVKSAEGTLKEVDAIFFVVDATEKMGPGEYYILERLQATHRPVILVVNKLDLIEKEQALPIISYYTEKYQFAGVVPISAKEETNLDGLLAEAKKYLPEGPQYYPDDMVTDQPERLIVAELIREKVLHLTRDEVPHAIAVETDEMTTRPNDDVYIRATIFVERDSQKGIIIGAKGAMLKEIGGLARTDIETLLGSRVFLDLWVKVKKDWRNRTGVLHNFGFGGKDNA, encoded by the coding sequence ATGGATAACCTTTCCAACAAGCAGCACAAATCCGGCTTTATTGCCGTAATCGGACGGCCCAATGTGGGCAAGTCCACTCTGATAAACACCCTTATCGGCCAGAAAATAGCCATTATGAGCGATAAGCCCCAGACTACCCGCAACCGCATTCTTTGCATCCTGACGGAACCGGATGCCCAGATTGTCTTTTTGGACACGCCGGGCATTCACAAGCCTAAGCATAAGCTGGGCGAGTATATGGTGAAGTCTGCCGAAGGCACGCTGAAAGAAGTAGATGCTATCTTCTTTGTGGTGGATGCCACTGAGAAAATGGGACCTGGCGAGTATTATATCCTGGAGAGGCTTCAGGCTACTCACAGGCCTGTCATCCTGGTGGTGAACAAGCTTGACCTCATTGAAAAGGAGCAGGCGCTGCCTATTATTTCCTACTACACGGAGAAATACCAGTTCGCAGGTGTGGTTCCCATTTCCGCCAAAGAGGAAACCAATCTGGACGGCCTGCTGGCTGAAGCCAAGAAATATCTGCCTGAGGGACCTCAGTACTATCCTGATGATATGGTGACGGACCAGCCGGAGCGGTTGATTGTGGCTGAGCTTATCCGCGAGAAGGTGCTGCACCTCACCCGTGACGAAGTGCCTCATGCCATTGCGGTAGAAACTGATGAAATGACTACCCGCCCCAATGATGATGTCTATATTCGCGCCACTATCTTTGTTGAGCGCGACTCACAGAAGGGGATTATCATCGGTGCCAAGGGTGCCATGCTCAAGGAGATTGGCGGTCTTGCCCGCACGGATATTGAAACCCTGCTGGGTTCCAGAGTTTTCCTTGACCTGTGGGTAAAGGTCAAGAAGGACTGGCGCAACCGCACGGGAGTCCTCCATAACTTCGGTTTTGGAGGCAAGGACAATGCCTGA
- a CDS encoding DUF502 domain-containing protein, translated as MPENDERHTPLSKLVSRRFINGLILLVPLAITIFVVLETLNFTEGVLGKHLPFYFPGMGIITLVLFVYLTGWLSSYWLTKRFIGYGEWVLGKIPVVKFIYNSVKHLSTAVFESNSMFEHVVLVPFHQSKALGFIMADVPQTLKAELGEDYVCVFVPWSLNMTSGTNLFVPKKDVIYLDISSESALQYMLTAGAVMPKKVHDGSLPD; from the coding sequence ATGCCTGAAAATGACGAGCGCCATACACCTCTTTCCAAGCTGGTGTCACGCCGCTTCATAAATGGCCTGATACTGCTGGTGCCCTTGGCAATCACCATCTTCGTGGTGTTGGAAACCTTGAACTTCACAGAGGGTGTGTTGGGCAAGCATCTTCCCTTTTATTTTCCGGGCATGGGCATCATAACCTTGGTGCTCTTTGTCTATTTGACAGGCTGGCTTTCCTCTTACTGGCTTACCAAGCGCTTCATCGGCTATGGAGAGTGGGTGTTGGGCAAGATTCCTGTGGTGAAGTTCATTTACAACTCAGTTAAGCATCTTTCCACAGCGGTCTTTGAGTCCAACAGCATGTTCGAACATGTGGTGCTGGTGCCTTTTCACCAGTCCAAGGCCTTAGGCTTCATCATGGCTGATGTGCCCCAGACCTTGAAGGCGGAACTGGGAGAGGATTACGTCTGCGTGTTTGTGCCCTGGAGCCTTAATATGACCTCCGGCACCAACCTCTTCGTGCCCAAGAAGGATGTCATCTATCTGGATATCAGCAGCGAGTCAGCCTTGCAGTACATGCTGACGGCAGGGGCAGTTATGCCCAAGAAGGTGCATGATGGCTCTTTACCAGACTGA
- the recO gene encoding DNA repair protein RecO produces the protein MMALYQTEAVVVGAKNWGEADKMVTLFTRERGLVEAAAFGCRRPRSPLAAGMQLFSYLELQLAEGRRLDTVKQIQLKRHYKKLSEDLSVMAYGALVAEVMREFMPAGVPEPKLFATLLEVLEAFEQRNPRVTALAAILQIMEFTGLQLHYEHCLHCGKNVEGDGAFSIIEGGILCDECKVDGLMPFPEKLRKTIIALRDLNWQDNGSLKLQGSLIMQAEQITLSHLQNLLGHSLKAMDFINQL, from the coding sequence ATGATGGCTCTTTACCAGACTGAGGCAGTGGTAGTAGGCGCCAAGAACTGGGGGGAGGCAGACAAGATGGTCACCCTCTTTACCAGGGAGCGTGGTCTGGTAGAGGCGGCGGCCTTTGGCTGTCGTCGTCCAAGGAGCCCGCTGGCAGCAGGCATGCAGCTGTTTTCTTATTTGGAACTGCAGCTGGCAGAGGGACGGCGCCTTGATACCGTGAAGCAGATTCAGCTAAAGCGGCATTACAAGAAGCTCAGCGAGGATTTGTCCGTCATGGCCTATGGGGCATTGGTGGCGGAAGTAATGCGTGAATTCATGCCTGCAGGCGTGCCTGAACCGAAGCTTTTTGCTACACTGCTGGAAGTATTGGAAGCCTTTGAGCAGCGCAATCCCAGGGTTACAGCTCTGGCTGCGATCCTGCAGATCATGGAATTTACGGGGCTGCAGCTTCACTATGAGCACTGTCTTCATTGCGGCAAAAATGTGGAAGGTGATGGCGCCTTTAGTATCATAGAAGGCGGAATTCTATGCGATGAATGCAAAGTTGACGGACTGATGCCCTTTCCTGAGAAGCTGCGCAAAACAATTATCGCCTTGCGTGACTTGAACTGGCAGGATAACGGCTCGCTTAAGCTGCAGGGAAGCCTTATCATGCAGGCGGAGCAAATTACTTTGAGTCATCTGCAGAATCTTTTGGGACATAGCCTGAAAGCCATGGATTTCATCAATCAGCTTTGA
- a CDS encoding alpha amylase C-terminal domain-containing protein, with protein sequence MARNKDLGIIVHDEWLRPYEHAIRGRHDHALWKISQLTQNGKRSLSDFATGHLYYGLHKQGRGWVFREWAPNALSIYLVGDFNNWQENEDYKLKHIPGTGDWELVIPAGKLKHGDLYKMKVHWRGGEGERIPAWAQRVVQDEETKIFSAQVWNPRKKFTWHDEKFKADTAPLLIYECHVGMGQDAEKVGSYKEFKDNVLPRVKKDGYNCVQIMAIQEHPYYGSFGYHVSSFFAPSSRFGTPEELKDLIDTAHSMGLAVIMDIVHSHAVKNEVEGLGNLCGDPNQFFYPGDRHEHPAWDSLCFDYGKDDVLHFLLSNCKYWLEEFHFDGFRFDGITSMLYYSHGLGEAFMSYGDYFNGHQDDNAICYLTLANKLIHEVKPGAITIAEDVSGMPGLAAKFEDGGYGFDYRLAMNVPDYWIKTIKEQKDEDWKPSSIFWEVTNRRQDEKTVSYAESHDQALVGDKTIIFRLIDADMYWHFSKQDRNGVVDRGIALHKMIRLVTASTINGGYLNFMGNEFGHPEWIDFPREGNGWSYKYARRQWHLVDDKALCYHYLGDFDQAMLSCIKTVKNFQKQPVIEIWHNDGDQVLAYMRGDLIFVFNFSPTRSFPDYGFLVPKGKYKVMLNTDAVEFGGNGLADDSVIHATNFDPLYEKDGKEWLKIYIPARSAVVLRKK encoded by the coding sequence ATGGCAAGAAACAAAGACTTGGGTATTATCGTGCATGATGAGTGGCTGCGGCCTTATGAGCATGCTATCCGTGGACGTCATGATCATGCCCTCTGGAAAATCAGTCAGCTGACTCAGAATGGCAAGCGTTCCCTGTCGGATTTTGCTACGGGCCATCTATACTATGGCCTGCATAAGCAGGGTCGTGGCTGGGTATTCCGTGAGTGGGCTCCAAACGCTCTTTCCATTTACTTGGTGGGTGACTTCAACAACTGGCAGGAAAATGAGGATTACAAACTCAAGCATATTCCCGGTACAGGGGATTGGGAACTGGTCATTCCCGCCGGGAAGCTAAAACACGGTGATCTTTACAAGATGAAGGTTCACTGGCGTGGTGGCGAAGGCGAGCGCATTCCTGCCTGGGCACAGCGCGTGGTGCAGGATGAGGAGACGAAGATTTTCTCTGCTCAGGTTTGGAATCCTCGCAAAAAGTTCACCTGGCACGATGAGAAGTTCAAGGCGGATACGGCTCCCCTTCTCATCTATGAATGCCATGTTGGCATGGGACAGGATGCAGAAAAGGTTGGCTCTTACAAGGAATTCAAGGATAATGTCCTGCCCCGCGTAAAGAAGGACGGCTACAACTGCGTGCAGATTATGGCTATCCAGGAGCACCCCTACTACGGCAGCTTCGGCTATCATGTCAGCTCCTTCTTTGCCCCCAGCAGCCGTTTCGGCACGCCTGAGGAGCTGAAGGACCTGATTGACACTGCTCACAGCATGGGTCTGGCAGTTATTATGGATATCGTCCACAGCCATGCCGTGAAAAACGAGGTGGAGGGCTTGGGCAACCTTTGTGGCGACCCCAACCAGTTCTTCTATCCCGGTGACCGTCACGAGCATCCTGCCTGGGACAGCCTTTGCTTCGACTACGGCAAGGACGATGTGCTTCATTTCCTCCTTTCCAACTGCAAGTATTGGTTGGAAGAATTCCATTTCGATGGCTTCCGCTTTGACGGCATAACCTCTATGCTCTACTACAGCCACGGTCTGGGTGAAGCCTTCATGAGCTATGGAGATTATTTCAACGGTCATCAGGATGATAATGCCATCTGCTACCTGACTTTGGCAAACAAGCTCATCCATGAAGTGAAGCCCGGTGCCATCACCATAGCTGAAGACGTCAGCGGCATGCCCGGCCTGGCTGCCAAGTTTGAAGATGGCGGCTATGGCTTCGATTACCGTTTGGCTATGAATGTGCCTGATTACTGGATCAAGACCATCAAGGAACAGAAAGATGAGGACTGGAAGCCTTCCAGCATTTTCTGGGAAGTGACCAACCGCCGTCAGGATGAAAAGACTGTTTCTTATGCAGAAAGCCATGACCAGGCACTGGTGGGAGACAAGACCATCATTTTCCGGCTCATCGATGCTGATATGTACTGGCACTTCAGCAAGCAGGACCGCAACGGTGTAGTAGATCGCGGCATTGCTCTTCACAAGATGATCCGTTTGGTTACTGCTTCCACCATCAATGGCGGCTATCTGAACTTCATGGGCAACGAGTTTGGCCATCCCGAGTGGATTGACTTCCCCCGTGAAGGCAATGGCTGGAGCTACAAGTATGCCCGCCGTCAGTGGCATCTGGTAGACGATAAAGCTCTCTGCTACCATTATTTGGGAGATTTCGACCAGGCTATGCTCTCCTGCATCAAGACCGTAAAGAACTTCCAAAAGCAGCCTGTCATTGAAATCTGGCACAATGACGGCGACCAGGTACTGGCCTATATGCGTGGCGATCTGATTTTCGTCTTTAATTTCTCCCCCACCCGTTCCTTCCCGGATTACGGCTTCCTGGTGCCCAAAGGGAAGTACAAGGTCATGCTGAATACCGATGCAGTGGAATTCGGCGGCAACGGACTGGCTGACGACAGCGTAATCCACGCCACCAACTTTGACCCCCTGTATGAAAAAGACGGCAAGGAATGGCTGAAGATCTATATTCCTGCCCGTAGCGCCGTGGTACTGCGCAAGAAGTGA
- a CDS encoding nucleoid-associated protein: MIIIDKAVLHIMDLNSGMTVYSDEELSIKDSIETFLLKHIEKSWNSQEAKPGEFYEDSSFKDKLNSYMMGETDFISFSKDVGRTFEEAFCHAEEMTSADLIMADVRIDDRRQIVIFKCDSHIGYIHQVNQTENGIKNEIINHYAIMPNLTQKMDEFAFIDAENMTVSVSPKRYTIDGNRIFVFPEIMLECSLDPSPKEAIKSLNKTVKKVAEAYGQNEASLSAAVKNCVAETMQSADELDLQAVGKEVFKDNPSMQADFEAAIQEQGFEKPVKMDQESTLKKMCKHKLKTDTGIELTIPTDYMDNIEYVEFNNNEDGTLSITLKHISNIVSRN, translated from the coding sequence ATGATTATCATAGATAAAGCTGTGCTGCATATCATGGATTTGAATTCTGGCATGACGGTTTATTCAGATGAAGAACTTTCCATAAAAGACAGTATCGAAACATTTCTTTTAAAACATATCGAAAAATCCTGGAATAGTCAGGAGGCTAAGCCTGGCGAATTTTATGAGGACAGCTCCTTCAAAGATAAATTGAACTCATATATGATGGGAGAGACAGATTTCATTTCCTTCAGCAAGGATGTAGGCCGTACCTTTGAAGAAGCTTTCTGCCATGCTGAAGAGATGACTTCAGCCGACCTCATTATGGCAGATGTACGCATAGATGACCGCCGCCAAATCGTCATCTTCAAATGCGACAGTCATATTGGCTATATCCATCAAGTGAATCAGACGGAAAATGGCATCAAGAATGAGATTATCAATCATTATGCCATCATGCCAAATCTAACCCAGAAAATGGATGAATTTGCCTTTATTGATGCAGAAAATATGACAGTTTCAGTCAGCCCAAAACGTTATACAATTGATGGCAATCGCATTTTTGTTTTCCCGGAAATCATGCTGGAATGTTCATTGGACCCTTCGCCTAAGGAGGCAATCAAAAGTCTCAATAAAACAGTAAAAAAAGTTGCAGAAGCATACGGGCAGAATGAAGCTTCTTTGTCTGCTGCCGTCAAGAATTGTGTAGCCGAAACTATGCAAAGTGCAGATGAATTAGATCTGCAGGCTGTGGGCAAGGAAGTATTCAAAGATAATCCATCTATGCAGGCTGATTTTGAGGCAGCAATTCAGGAACAAGGTTTTGAAAAACCGGTAAAAATGGATCAGGAAAGCACTTTGAAAAAGATGTGCAAGCATAAATTAAAGACTGACACAGGCATAGAATTAACCATTCCCACAGACTATATGGACAATATTGAATATGTGGAATTCAATAATAATGAAGACGGTACTTTGTCAATAACCTTGAAACATATTTCTAATATTGTAAGCCGTAATTAA
- a CDS encoding methionine gamma-lyase family protein — protein sequence MAFSDKLLSLKKEVLQESAPLFKKVEEIAETNTLKVLDAMRECKVSDSHFNTTSGYAYDDIGRGKLEELYAKIFGAERALVRTQFVSGTHALATVLFGILRPGDELVSLTGKPYDTMQTVIGYDNPSPGSLKEFGIQYKELPMEEGKVVVDKINHIVSRDTKLALIQRSRGYSMRNPLSIENIRKITAEVHRINPDCICFVDNCYGEFVDVLEPTQVGADIMAGSLIKNPGGGIAPTGGYIAGRDKLVELASYRLTAPGMGDELGASLANNRLLFQGLFLAPHVVSQAIKGAIFAAGMFEKLGYKTLPLGNEVRGDIIQAIELGSAEKLIAFCGGIQKYSPVDSFAKPEPWDMPGYADQVIMAAGTFVQGASIEFSADGPLRAPYNVYLQGGLTFEHAVIGIMGAAQAIEDLQS from the coding sequence TTGGCATTTTCAGATAAGCTGTTGTCGTTGAAAAAAGAAGTTCTGCAGGAATCTGCGCCGCTGTTCAAGAAAGTTGAGGAGATAGCCGAAACCAATACTTTGAAGGTGCTTGACGCTATGCGTGAGTGCAAGGTATCGGATAGTCATTTCAATACCACTTCAGGCTACGCCTATGACGATATTGGCAGAGGCAAGCTTGAGGAACTTTATGCTAAGATTTTTGGAGCAGAACGAGCTCTGGTGCGTACCCAGTTCGTGTCTGGCACCCACGCTTTGGCCACGGTGCTCTTTGGCATCCTGCGGCCTGGCGATGAACTGGTATCATTGACCGGAAAACCTTACGATACCATGCAGACTGTCATTGGTTACGATAATCCGTCGCCAGGTTCTTTGAAGGAATTTGGCATCCAGTACAAGGAACTGCCCATGGAAGAGGGAAAAGTTGTGGTTGATAAAATCAACCACATTGTCAGCCGGGATACAAAATTAGCCCTGATTCAGCGTTCCCGTGGCTACAGCATGAGAAATCCTCTGTCCATTGAGAATATCAGGAAAATCACTGCAGAGGTTCATCGCATCAATCCGGATTGCATCTGCTTTGTGGATAATTGTTATGGGGAATTCGTAGATGTCCTTGAGCCGACACAGGTGGGGGCCGATATCATGGCAGGCTCCCTGATCAAGAATCCCGGTGGCGGCATTGCGCCAACTGGTGGTTATATCGCAGGCAGGGACAAACTGGTGGAGCTGGCCTCTTACCGCCTGACTGCGCCTGGCATGGGTGATGAGCTGGGAGCCAGCCTGGCTAATAACAGACTGCTGTTCCAGGGGCTGTTTCTGGCGCCTCATGTGGTTTCCCAGGCCATCAAAGGGGCAATCTTTGCTGCGGGCATGTTTGAGAAGCTGGGCTACAAGACGCTGCCCTTGGGCAATGAGGTGCGCGGGGATATCATCCAGGCCATTGAGCTGGGTTCAGCAGAGAAGCTGATTGCTTTCTGCGGGGGCATCCAGAAGTATTCGCCGGTGGATTCCTTTGCCAAACCGGAGCCCTGGGACATGCCGGGTTATGCTGATCAGGTAATCATGGCTGCAGGAACCTTCGTGCAGGGTGCTTCCATTGAGTTCAGTGCGGATGGGCCCCTCAGGGCACCTTACAATGTTTACCTGCAGGGTGGCTTGACCTTTGAACATGCAGTCATAGGCATCATGGGGGCAGCGCAGGCTATCGAGGATCTGCAGAGCTGA
- a CDS encoding tyrosine-type recombinase/integrase, with the protein MKKVYDNVNHISEDDFSAVSFVNDNPLAQISISQTITPDYFAAHYHEFLPRYIANGNPSSNTLKTYCSWIDHFIGWCLDNGLHPVSVTDYQMRLFREYLIAENYQPGTNHTVFMSIRAFFSAAQQLGLINNNPCQDVSVASTTSHNLLNFYSQDQMREICEFFDQEPDPFIRNRNILILYLMGVEGLRNIEVHRLCREDIRWDIKIIMIRGKGAAGRLDPIYPCSETFDILKAYIDAIPSDKPIKKEGSLTPLILSDSNNNDLGRISRNGLRYIMNKALKITGLKQPGQTCHIFRHSCGTNLYQQTKDLRVVQDTLRHRDPKITARYAHVNQQLNNRVTSGLALRGDNEQ; encoded by the coding sequence ATGAAAAAAGTGTATGACAATGTCAACCACATTTCTGAAGATGATTTTTCCGCAGTTTCCTTTGTCAACGACAACCCCCTGGCGCAGATTTCCATCAGCCAAACCATTACCCCGGATTATTTTGCCGCTCATTACCATGAATTCCTGCCACGCTACATAGCCAATGGCAATCCCAGCAGCAACACACTGAAAACTTATTGTTCCTGGATTGACCATTTCATCGGCTGGTGCCTGGATAATGGCCTGCATCCTGTATCCGTCACGGACTACCAGATGCGTCTTTTCCGGGAATACCTCATTGCCGAAAATTACCAGCCTGGCACCAATCACACAGTTTTCATGTCAATCAGGGCTTTTTTCTCTGCCGCCCAGCAACTTGGCCTCATCAATAATAATCCCTGCCAGGATGTCAGCGTAGCCAGCACTACTTCCCACAATCTGCTGAATTTCTATAGTCAGGATCAGATGCGGGAAATCTGCGAGTTTTTCGACCAGGAACCCGATCCGTTCATCCGCAACCGCAATATCCTGATACTTTATCTGATGGGCGTTGAAGGTCTGCGCAATATCGAGGTACACAGGCTATGCCGCGAGGATATCCGCTGGGACATCAAGATCATCATGATTCGGGGCAAGGGTGCTGCCGGGCGTCTGGACCCCATTTATCCCTGCTCTGAGACTTTCGATATACTCAAAGCCTACATAGATGCCATTCCTTCGGATAAGCCAATCAAAAAGGAGGGCTCCCTCACCCCCCTTATTTTATCAGACTCCAACAACAACGATTTGGGCCGCATTTCCCGCAATGGCCTGCGCTATATCATGAACAAAGCCCTGAAGATAACCGGCCTCAAGCAGCCCGGCCAGACCTGCCATATCTTCCGTCACAGCTGTGGCACCAATCTCTACCAGCAAACAAAAGACCTCCGCGTAGTCCAGGATACTTTGCGCCATAGAGACCCAAAAATCACCGCCCGTTATGCCCATGTGAATCAGCAGCTGAATAACAGAGTAACCTCAGGACTGGCCTTGCGTGGAGACAACGAGCAATAA
- the hisIE gene encoding bifunctional phosphoribosyl-AMP cyclohydrolase/phosphoribosyl-ATP diphosphatase HisIE, which translates to MIDAANVDVSMVKFDEKGLVPAVVQEENGQVLMLAYMNEESLKKTLETGYAHYFSRSRQSLWKKGETSGNVQKVKEISYDCDGDTLLLRVHQTGVACHTGTYSCFSGRKLMGTEEKGIAVVPQEPQVALAKVLNDLYDVIQDRRLNPVEGSYTNYLFEKGQDKILKKVGEEAVETVIASKNQAKDEIVYEMGDLWYHCLVLLAYHNITPEELFNELMKRRKGGSYHKFTGKTGIRPDM; encoded by the coding sequence ATGATAGATGCAGCAAATGTTGATGTTTCCATGGTTAAATTTGACGAGAAAGGCCTGGTGCCTGCAGTAGTGCAGGAAGAAAACGGCCAGGTGCTGATGCTTGCCTACATGAATGAAGAGTCATTGAAGAAAACTCTTGAGACAGGCTATGCCCACTACTTCAGCCGCAGCCGCCAGTCCCTGTGGAAAAAAGGAGAAACTTCCGGCAACGTGCAGAAAGTAAAGGAAATTTCCTACGACTGTGACGGCGATACACTGCTCCTGCGCGTGCACCAGACTGGTGTTGCCTGCCATACGGGTACTTATTCCTGCTTCAGCGGCAGGAAACTGATGGGAACTGAGGAAAAGGGCATTGCTGTAGTTCCGCAAGAACCCCAAGTTGCCCTGGCCAAGGTACTGAATGACCTTTATGATGTTATCCAGGATCGCCGTTTGAATCCTGTGGAGGGTTCCTACACTAACTACCTGTTTGAAAAAGGGCAGGACAAGATTCTCAAGAAGGTAGGCGAAGAAGCAGTTGAAACTGTCATCGCCTCCAAGAACCAGGCCAAAGATGAAATCGTCTACGAAATGGGAGACCTTTGGTACCACTGCCTGGTGCTGCTGGCCTATCACAACATCACCCCGGAGGAGCTTTTCAACGAACTCATGAAGCGCCGCAAGGGTGGCAGCTATCATAAATTTACCGGCAAGACTGGTATCCGTCCTGATATGTAA
- the hisF gene encoding imidazole glycerol phosphate synthase subunit HisF → MQKSTYTKRIIPCLDVKDGRVVKGTNFVGLRDAGDPVELAAKYDEEGADELVFLDITASSDKRNTMVQVASDCASQVFIPFTVGGGIRTTEDMRALLKAGADKISLNTAAIKRPELISEGAERFGRQCIVLAVDARRNGENSWEVYINGGRTPTGLDCLEWVRKAVGLGAGEILLTSMDADGTKAGYDIPLTRAVSEAVQVPVIASGGAGELSHFYDVLTEGKADAVLAASVFHYGQFSIRQVKEYLRSRGVEVRL, encoded by the coding sequence ATGCAGAAATCTACTTACACCAAACGCATTATCCCCTGTCTGGATGTGAAGGACGGCAGGGTAGTGAAAGGCACTAACTTCGTGGGTTTGCGGGATGCAGGCGACCCTGTGGAACTGGCAGCCAAATACGATGAAGAAGGCGCCGATGAGCTGGTTTTTTTGGATATTACTGCTTCCAGTGACAAGCGCAATACCATGGTGCAGGTGGCCAGCGACTGTGCCTCCCAGGTGTTCATTCCCTTTACCGTAGGGGGGGGCATACGTACTACAGAGGATATGCGGGCTTTGCTGAAAGCCGGAGCGGATAAGATTTCCCTGAACACCGCCGCCATCAAGAGACCAGAGCTTATCAGCGAAGGGGCGGAGCGATTCGGACGGCAGTGCATTGTCCTGGCGGTTGATGCCCGCAGGAATGGCGAAAACAGCTGGGAGGTATATATCAACGGCGGCAGGACGCCTACAGGCCTTGACTGCCTGGAATGGGTCAGGAAAGCCGTAGGACTGGGGGCGGGAGAAATCCTCCTCACCAGCATGGATGCAGACGGCACCAAGGCTGGCTACGATATTCCCCTGACGCGGGCTGTCTCCGAAGCTGTGCAGGTGCCGGTAATCGCTTCCGGCGGAGCAGGGGAATTGTCCCATTTCTACGATGTGTTGACAGAAGGCAAGGCTGATGCGGTGCTGGCTGCTTCTGTGTTCCATTATGGCCAGTTCAGCATCAGGCAGGTCAAAGAATATCTGAGGTCCAGAGGAGTGGAGGTAAGATTATGA
- the glpK gene encoding glycerol kinase GlpK: MQKNYILALDSGTVKNRATIFDQQGEMVSYAEKKISVTAPCADWVEQDADEIWSTQLWTAREAIRLASISHQEIAAVAITNQRETTVVWNRYTGRPVYSAISWQSCQTAQICEQLRQEGLQEEIRQKTSLIINPYFSGTKIRWILDNVAGARDLAEKGDLVFGTVDTWLMWKLSGGAIFATDYSNASRSMLFHLKHLQWDEELLEHFHIPKCMMPEVHPSSYVYGMTDPACLGSAIPIAACIGNQQADLFGQACFDKGQAKNSYGEGSFFLMNAGHKFNHSQNGLITTIAWGIGDEVTYALEGSIFVSGATLEWLHRGLGILSSMSDSEWIAKQVPDTDNVYFVPAFRGLSAPYWDMRTTGMIIGLKERTEKAHIIRAALCALAYQVRDVYEAVCSDIDVEIQDLRVDGGASQNNFLLQFQADMLGIPIIRPYITETTSLGAAYLAGLATKVWKDVDALRDLWHEGVRFTPQMDEEHRRALYDGWQNAVDKVLGWPD, from the coding sequence ATGCAGAAAAACTACATTTTAGCACTTGATTCAGGCACGGTGAAGAATAGGGCAACCATCTTCGACCAGCAGGGAGAGATGGTGTCCTATGCAGAAAAAAAGATCAGTGTAACTGCCCCTTGTGCTGACTGGGTGGAACAGGATGCTGATGAAATATGGAGTACCCAGCTTTGGACGGCACGTGAAGCTATCCGTCTGGCCAGTATCAGTCATCAGGAGATTGCTGCGGTAGCCATTACCAACCAGCGGGAAACTACGGTAGTCTGGAACCGCTATACCGGGCGCCCCGTTTATTCCGCCATCAGCTGGCAGTCCTGTCAGACGGCACAGATCTGCGAGCAGCTGCGGCAGGAGGGGTTGCAGGAGGAGATACGTCAAAAGACCTCCCTCATCATCAATCCATATTTTTCCGGCACCAAAATACGCTGGATACTGGACAATGTTGCGGGAGCCAGGGATTTGGCGGAAAAGGGTGATTTGGTCTTTGGCACCGTTGATACCTGGCTGATGTGGAAATTGAGTGGCGGCGCCATTTTTGCCACAGACTATTCCAATGCCTCCCGCAGCATGCTATTCCATCTGAAACATTTGCAGTGGGATGAAGAGCTTTTGGAGCATTTTCACATACCCAAATGCATGATGCCGGAGGTACATCCTTCCAGCTATGTCTACGGAATGACAGATCCTGCCTGCTTGGGCTCTGCCATTCCCATTGCTGCCTGCATCGGCAACCAGCAGGCAGACCTTTTCGGCCAGGCTTGCTTTGACAAGGGCCAGGCCAAGAATTCCTACGGCGAGGGATCTTTCTTCCTGATGAATGCCGGCCATAAATTCAATCACTCCCAGAATGGATTGATTACTACCATTGCCTGGGGCATTGGCGATGAGGTGACCTATGCTCTGGAAGGCAGCATCTTTGTTTCTGGAGCCACTTTGGAATGGCTCCACAGGGGACTGGGCATACTTTCTTCCATGTCAGACTCTGAGTGGATTGCCAAACAGGTGCCGGACACGGACAATGTTTACTTCGTGCCTGCCTTCAGGGGGCTCTCAGCTCCCTATTGGGATATGCGTACCACAGGCATGATCATCGGCCTCAAGGAGCGCACTGAAAAGGCCCATATCATTAGGGCCGCGCTTTGTGCTTTGGCCTATCAGGTCAGGGATGTGTACGAGGCTGTCTGTTCAGACATAGATGTGGAAATCCAGGACTTGCGGGTGGACGGCGGAGCCAGCCAGAACAATTTCCTATTGCAGTTCCAGGCGGATATGCTGGGCATACCCATCATCAGGCCCTATATCACGGAAACTACTTCCCTTGGGGCGGCTTATCTGGCAGGCCTTGCCACCAAAGTCTGGAAAGATGTAGACGCCCTGCGCGACCTGTGGCATGAGGGAGTTCGCTTTACCCCTCAGATGGATGAAGAACACCGCCGCGCCCTGTATGATGGCTGGCAGAACGCCGTGGACAAGGTGCTGGGCTGGCCGGATTGA